DNA from Prunus persica cultivar Lovell chromosome G6, Prunus_persica_NCBIv2, whole genome shotgun sequence:
ATTGAACTACAACcagctttgttttcaattccCTTAACCTTCATTTCCTGTCTTACCATCTCCACATCCTCCCACCTTTCAGCAGAAGCATAAATGTTCGACAAAGCTACATAGTCCTCACTCTTTAGAGTCAAATCTGCACAAGTCTGCGCCGACTGTATGTGGAGCAGCTTCTTCCCCACCTTCTCGCCCATTGCAACATCCCCATGAACTTTGCAAGCACTTAGCAAACTCCTCCACAAGACGGCATCAGGTTCAACTGGCATCCCTACTACAAATTCATAGGCTTCTTTCAAGTATCCTCTGCGGCTAAGCATGTCAACAATGCAACCATAGTGTTGCATCTGAGGCATGACATCAAAGTTGCTCTTCATCATATGGAACAAGTGGAGGCCTTCTTCAACAAGCCCCGAGTGGCAACAAGCCGAAAGCAAGCTGGTAAAAGTCACTGCATTGGGTTTTATTCCATAAGCCTCCATTACATCCAAAAGCACCAATGCTTCATTTCCCTTACCATGAATGGCTAGCCCGGTTGCCATTGCTGTCCAAGTCAAGATATTCTTCTCTTTCATTCGCTTAAAAATGGACAGAGCACCATCAACACATCCACATTTTGAGTACATACCAACAAGACCAGTGCCTATAAACACATCATTATGAGGAACCCATATTGCCTTCTCAATATAACCATGTACACAAGCACCAGTTTCCAACACACCCAACTGAGAAGCCGCAGAAAGAACACAAACCATTGTAGTATCAGTAGGTTTCACACCACAAACATCATCCAACATGTCTCGAAACAACACTAATGCATCACGAGCACTTTCTCTTTGTGAACAATACCCCGTGATCATTGCATTCCACGTAACGCTATTTTTCACAgccatttcatcaaacactcTCCGTGCAGAAACAAAATCTTTATTACTAGCATAAAAATGTACCAGTGTAGTTTGTACCAAAATGTTTGATACGACATCATGTTTGATGATCCGGGCATGTATTTGGCTGCCTACTAATAATGTTGACACTGAAGGCAACCTAGCACAAGCTCCAAGAACAAACTTGTAGGTAAAATCATCAAAAATTAAGGTTGCTTTAGATACCCAATTGGCAAAAACAAGAATAGAGTCTTTGGGTTGAGTACATCTTATCAAAGTGTTTAAGAGGAATAAGTTTGGCTCATCAAAGTGTTTGAATACAAAATGGGCATAAAGGTTGGTGCTTTGTGGGTCTGATAAGGCACCGTATTGCTGAATTAGTTTGGCATAAAGGGTGGGCGATTTGAGGAGGCCACTGGTAATCAACTGGGCATGGGTTCGTTTGAGTTGGTGGGTGGATTTTAGCTTGAGGTTTAGCAGAAAGAGAGCTCTGACTCTTGGGAGATGGTGCATGTGAGAGTTCTTGGAAGTGAACTTCAGTGGAGAAACAACCCAACAGAACAGGGTAGATAGCCGACTTAAACTAAAAAGCTGAgaattttttcaatatttattcaataaaatttgagaatttaTTGCCACAACCACAAGGATGAAACCTCAGTAGCTCATGTGGAAATCATTGGTCAAAATAAATATCCAAAGGTCCCACCTTTccccttattttatttatattttctttttcttggctGGAGCCACCTTCCCCTTCTTGTTATCTAATCTTCCGCAGCCTACACAAAATTCAACCGAGAACTCCAAAACCTTCAAAAACCCATAAactaaaaattggaaaaactagtaaataaaaattcaaaacaattatgGAGATCTCATCTTTTACTCTGTCCACTCCAAGATCCCCACTTTCGCTCCCTTTCTCATCATCCCAATCCACCTTCTTGACCAACAATGCCACTACCTCTTTATTCcccaacaaaaacaaggtCAATAGCGGTGCTTTGGTTCTGGGCAGGACCAGAACCAGAACAAGAACTGAAAGAGTCAAGAAGGGTCTCACTTGTAACGCTTTGTTTGGTCTTGGGATGCCGGAGCTTGTTGTTATAGCTGGGGTGGCAGCTTTGGTTTTTGGACCCAAGAAGTTACCTGAAGTGGGCAAGAGTATTGGGAAGACTGTCAAGAGCTTCCAACAGGTTGGTTTCTTTTATCTTGATCTGTTTCGTTCTTTAGAGAATGGATGACATTTATTGCcaatttgattcttttttgttgttattgttGTTTGTGTGTAtgaaaattggaagaaaatcAAGAACTCAGTTGCACTCAGCTAAATAATGGTTTTGCTCTTCAGAAAACTTatgcaaattttgaaattgctGCTGCTACTATAGTTCCTGGGAAAAgtgaggaaaataaaattgggtACCTAGGTTTTGACTATGTTGTCTAGCTGAAATGGAAAGTCAAATGAaatattagaaagaaaaataaaggcacATGCTTGTACTAGACTCTAATTGATTGGAGAAAAGACTCAAATGTGTAAGAAGAGGAAGTTTTAAAAGCAATTTTTATGCATTCGTTCTTGCAGTTCTTCTTTTAGATGGATTTTGCTTCCTTATAGTATTCCTATGCTTCTTCTATTTTGGTTAAATTACACCACCTCCCCTGGGGTCTAAAGGAAATTGTATCGCTGCAACCTGTACCTCCTATATTGTAGAAAGAAACTACAGAAATCTCTCGGTTATAGTAGATTTTACAGTATCCTTTAATGCAGGACATATAGTTTTCGTCTAAGGTAGCTTTCATTAGAAGTTCCGGTATTGGGGTAGAAATTTTGAAGTTATAATATGGTGTTCAAAATGATAATGACAATAATGTAGACAATATTGGTCTATGTAATAAATCTTTCCGACTCCGTTACACTCAATATAAGAGACAAAAGAGAACTAGGAAGAAGATGACACAGAAACTAGAAGCTTCTCCACAATTCAATATTATAACAAAGGTTAGTATAACTGCAAAAATGAAGGGAAGTCATTATTTCTACACCCTCCCAGCCCTGGATACACCATAACACTAAGTTTGGTACAAAGGATTTAGGAATGGgaacaaataaaatgataatttTACAAGAAGATTCTAGCACTTCCCTTCTAATATATGCAATATCATACCTGAGCAATTGTActcctttcctttctttattCATACCAAGATTAAGGGGGAAAAACACACTCCTCTTCATCCTCCCCTTCTTCCACTtatcaaaaaataagtatTAGATTACTAATCCCATTTTTCCTATTGTATCCAACCCTCCTTTTTACCAAACATAGTGCATCTTCAGAGAATATTTGGTGAATCTTGTTCCATTGATCTATATACTACAAatttctttagttttcttcAATACAGGATAGAGTGACAAATGGCCAGATTGTATTATTTAGGGGTTCGGGGGGAGGTGAAAGAAAATGCGTCCCAGCAATTGCCTATGCAGTATTTTATCAAATCGAGATGGTCATTGCACCATACCTTGACCATTTTGGTTTGATTCACTCTTTTTCATCTCAGTCTTTCCATTTCCTCCCGTTTACTTgaactatttcttttttataaaaacgaaaaaataaCTCCCAGAAAAACATCTTCACTTAAAAAGAAAGGTGGAGAAGTCAGTCTTGCGAAGCACCTTCTTTCAGTTAGTGACTAGGCCTCCGTGCTTTCCAGTTCATATAATCTACCTACCTAATCTTCAATATTGTATTTACTGTACTCAAATTTTGAGGTGTGTGATGTGAGGATTGGGAGAAAAGGAGAGGGATCAATTGATTGTGAGCAGACGGATGCATATAGACGTCAAATAGTTATTATGTGGCACAACTTTAAACTCAGTTAGCAGTATGTAATTCATTGATGGTCACCAAACACAACACCCTCTAGTATTCccagaggaaaaagaagaaaaaaaaaaagttctgaACCCTAACCCTGAGTATAGCATAAAGCTTCTTTTTGCATTGTaaaggttttttttcccccttttatgtAACTTTGTCTGAGggttaattttgtatttaaaaatgtTATTAAATGGGTGGGGAAGGTAAAAGACTAATTTTAATGTTGCTACTTTCTATCAATGTGCGTGAGTAAGTGAATGATGGAATGACTTGAAATCTTGAACACAGTGATTTTTTAATGTCTAATGATCTCATTTGGGCCGGCTTCCTTTCCATGCTCCTCATAAGAGTGTATTTTGAATCATTCCTCTGTAAATCTTGCAGGCAGCAAAGGAGTTTGAGACAGAGCTTAAAAAAGAACCTGAGGCACTCACAGAGACACCTACAGCTGTgagtgaagaagaaaaacaagaagtcAAGGTCTCAAGCTCACAGGAAAACGCATAAAGGTTGTAGTGATCCCTCAGTCGACGCattctctattttttgttgtgcTGTAAGTTTAGGACAAGAGTACGATTTAATACAGATCATTATGTGG
Protein-coding regions in this window:
- the LOC18772172 gene encoding pentatricopeptide repeat-containing protein At3g18970 encodes the protein MHHLPRVRALFLLNLKLKSTHQLKRTHAQLITSGLLKSPTLYAKLIQQYGALSDPQSTNLYAHFVFKHFDEPNLFLLNTLIRCTQPKDSILVFANWVSKATLIFDDFTYKFVLGACARLPSVSTLLVGSQIHARIIKHDVVSNILVQTTLVHFYASNKDFVSARRVFDEMAVKNSVTWNAMITGYCSQRESARDALVLFRDMLDDVCGVKPTDTTMVCVLSAASQLGVLETGACVHGYIEKAIWVPHNDVFIGTGLVGMYSKCGCVDGALSIFKRMKEKNILTWTAMATGLAIHGKGNEALVLLDVMEAYGIKPNAVTFTSLLSACCHSGLVEEGLHLFHMMKSNFDVMPQMQHYGCIVDMLSRRGYLKEAYEFVVGMPVEPDAVLWRSLLSACKVHGDVAMGEKVGKKLLHIQSAQTCADLTLKSEDYVALSNIYASAERWEDVEMVRQEMKVKGIENKAGCSSIQTSSNISNHVLDGL
- the LOC18773694 gene encoding sec-independent protein translocase protein TATA, chloroplastic; translation: MEISSFTLSTPRSPLSLPFSSSQSTFLTNNATTSLFPNKNKVNSGALVLGRTRTRTRTERVKKGLTCNALFGLGMPELVVIAGVAALVFGPKKLPEVGKSIGKTVKSFQQAAKEFETELKKEPEALTETPTAVSEEEKQEVKVSSSQENA